A single window of Nitrospira sp. DNA harbors:
- the rpsD gene encoding 30S ribosomal protein S4 produces the protein MLAPEFRRPVTGGNAVAKYRGPVCRLCRREGEKLFLKGTRCMTEKCAIERRSYPPGQHGQGRPRNSDYSMQLREKQKLKRIYGLQECQFRGLFEKAERQSGVTGDALLRLLECRLDNVAYRLGFGASRKQARQIVSHGHLTMNGKKINVAGATVKTGDVIQVRERSRNLLSIQTSLEGVDGRGIPDWLELDKGTLKGVVRTLPTKEQITLPVNEQMVVELYSR, from the coding sequence ATGTTGGCGCCAGAATTCAGGCGTCCTGTAACCGGAGGTAATGCAGTGGCTAAGTATCGGGGTCCAGTTTGCCGTCTCTGTCGACGCGAAGGCGAGAAGCTCTTTTTGAAGGGCACTCGGTGCATGACCGAAAAGTGTGCCATTGAGCGACGGAGTTATCCTCCAGGTCAACATGGGCAGGGGCGCCCCAGGAATTCTGACTACAGCATGCAGTTGCGGGAAAAGCAGAAGCTGAAGCGGATCTACGGATTGCAGGAATGCCAATTTCGGGGTCTCTTTGAGAAGGCCGAGCGGCAATCCGGTGTGACTGGCGATGCGTTATTGCGTTTATTGGAATGTCGATTGGACAATGTGGCCTATCGCCTTGGATTTGGCGCATCGCGTAAGCAAGCCCGTCAGATTGTGAGCCATGGGCACTTGACCATGAACGGCAAAAAAATCAACGTTGCCGGAGCCACCGTGAAGACTGGCGATGTCATTCAGGTGCGTGAACGAAGCAGAAATTTGCTCTCCATCCAAACGTCACTGGAAGGTGTCGATGGGCGCGGAATTCCGGATTGGTTGGAGCTTGATAAGGGCACGCTCAAGGGAGTCGTTCGTACCTTGCCGACAAAGGAACAGATCACGCTGCCGGTCAACGAGCAGATGGTCGTCGAATTGTATTCTCGATAG
- a CDS encoding DNA-directed RNA polymerase subunit alpha, with protein sequence MKDFQIPMRVEVDKDANSPVFGRFTTEAFERGFGTTIGNSLRRVLLSSLTGAAVTTVKIEGVLHEFSTIPGVTEDVTSIILNIKSLRLALHTDKPKTIRLRKKGPGEAKGSDIIHDADVTILTPDLHIATLDKDATLDIEMTVKHGRGYVPAERNKEEGLPIGVIAIDSVFSPIKRVNFHVENARVGRMTDYDKLTMEIWTDATISPRDALSTAANILRDHLDIFINPEERGEGKREAGYDESELEENKNLSRSVNELELSVRAANCLKNANIKTIRDLVQKTENEMLKTKNFGKKSLNEIKEILLEMGLTLGGRVEAGSSSNGSSQSE encoded by the coding sequence ATGAAAGACTTTCAGATCCCGATGCGGGTTGAAGTCGATAAGGATGCGAATTCCCCAGTGTTCGGTCGATTCACCACCGAGGCGTTTGAGCGGGGGTTCGGGACCACGATTGGAAATTCACTTCGCCGTGTATTGTTGTCGTCGTTGACCGGAGCCGCCGTGACGACGGTGAAGATTGAGGGCGTCCTGCACGAGTTTTCAACGATACCCGGTGTCACGGAAGACGTGACTTCCATTATCTTGAACATCAAGAGCCTGCGCTTGGCTCTTCATACCGATAAGCCGAAGACGATTCGTTTGAGGAAGAAGGGACCAGGCGAAGCCAAGGGGTCCGATATTATCCACGATGCCGATGTGACCATTCTCACGCCGGATCTGCATATTGCGACGCTGGATAAAGATGCCACGTTAGATATTGAAATGACGGTGAAGCATGGTCGTGGGTATGTTCCGGCTGAGCGCAATAAGGAAGAAGGATTGCCGATCGGTGTCATCGCGATCGATTCCGTGTTCTCGCCCATCAAGCGCGTGAACTTTCATGTGGAAAATGCGCGCGTTGGTCGCATGACCGACTATGACAAGTTGACGATGGAGATCTGGACAGATGCGACCATCAGTCCACGTGATGCCTTGTCGACGGCGGCGAATATTTTGCGCGATCACCTCGATATCTTCATCAATCCTGAAGAGCGTGGCGAAGGCAAGCGCGAGGCGGGATATGATGAGTCGGAGCTTGAAGAGAATAAGAATCTCTCGCGGAGTGTGAATGAGCTCGAGCTCTCCGTTCGAGCGGCGAATTGCTTGAAGAATGCCAACATCAAGACCATTCGTGATCTGGTTCAGAAGACGGAAAACGAAATGCTCAAGACGAAGAATTTCGGCAAGAAGTCGCTGAATGAGATCAAGGAAATATTGTTGGAGATGGGTCTCACGCTGGGAGGACGGGTTGAAGCCGGATCCTCCAGCAACGGGAGTTCGCAGTCAGAGTAA
- the rplQ gene encoding 50S ribosomal protein L17: MRHRKKGRQLGRQTKHRWALFRSLVTSLLEHERIETTEAKAKEIRGFTDRMITLGKEGTLPARRRALAFIRSKDVVSKLFSDVAGRFKDRQGGYTRMVKTRRRIGDGAEMVAIELVTMVEKASSKAAALPATTTPAVSPEASA, encoded by the coding sequence GTGCGACACAGAAAAAAAGGCCGTCAACTTGGTCGGCAGACGAAGCATCGATGGGCCCTGTTCCGGAGCCTTGTGACCTCGCTCTTGGAGCATGAGCGTATTGAGACGACCGAGGCGAAGGCAAAAGAGATTCGCGGGTTTACCGATCGGATGATTACGTTGGGGAAGGAAGGAACCTTGCCGGCCCGTCGCCGGGCCCTCGCGTTTATCCGGAGCAAAGATGTGGTTTCAAAACTGTTCAGCGATGTTGCGGGACGATTCAAGGATCGGCAGGGTGGGTACACCCGTATGGTGAAGACTCGCCGCCGCATCGGCGACGGGGCGGAAATGGTGGCGATCGAGTTGGTGACGATGGTGGAGAAGGCCTCATCCAAGGCGGCCGCCCTTCCGGCGACGACGACTCCCGCCGTTTCTCCGGAAGCCTCTGCCTAG
- the lptC gene encoding LPS export ABC transporter periplasmic protein LptC: MWDVVARRSLLTVSGALAAFLIYLLFVNADSAPTNQPVAPGAIESADAKISDFTFTQTKGDVVQWRVQAKQARLFELEKRAVLSEVEVTLYGQAGKEVTVLGDEGALDTATKNFVLANRTEPLIIATGSGYTIYTNHLAWTDATKIIQTGDPVRIVGNGLEITGKGLLGRTESEEFEVLDDVHVDLVSGS; encoded by the coding sequence ATGTGGGATGTAGTAGCCAGACGAAGCCTCCTTACTGTAAGTGGAGCACTGGCAGCATTCCTGATTTATCTGCTGTTTGTGAACGCAGACTCCGCTCCCACAAATCAGCCTGTTGCGCCAGGTGCCATTGAAAGCGCAGATGCGAAAATCTCTGATTTTACCTTCACACAGACCAAGGGCGATGTGGTGCAGTGGCGGGTGCAGGCCAAGCAGGCACGCTTATTCGAGTTGGAGAAGCGCGCAGTCCTGAGCGAGGTTGAAGTGACGCTCTATGGACAAGCCGGGAAAGAGGTGACCGTTCTGGGGGACGAAGGCGCGCTCGATACGGCCACGAAAAACTTCGTCTTGGCGAATCGAACGGAGCCGCTGATCATCGCGACGGGAAGCGGATATACGATCTATACCAATCACCTGGCATGGACCGATGCCACAAAGATCATTCAGACCGGTGATCCTGTCCGCATTGTCGGCAATGGATTGGAAATTACCGGCAAAGGATTACTGGGACGGACAGAGTCTGAAGAGTTTGAGGTACTTGATGATGTTCATGTGGATCTCGTTTCTGGTTCTTAG
- a CDS encoding LptA/OstA family protein, giving the protein MWISFLVLSLLAPVIAESVTPVGAAVSAGSAPAQAPTTITAKKMTVRNQDSQAVFEGSVILTQGTLMVYSDKMVVSFSPQAADAKKGEPGEIKKSDPSSTAKSIGKGADVMPGASGRSVKQIEATGHVRIEKETGNATSNKAVFDNSRRVVTLTGDPVAWEKGTRVSGEKIVIYLDEDRSVVEGGSHLLIDGERGGMK; this is encoded by the coding sequence ATGTGGATCTCGTTTCTGGTTCTTAGTCTCTTGGCCCCGGTCATAGCCGAATCTGTGACACCTGTGGGTGCGGCTGTCTCTGCTGGGTCAGCTCCCGCTCAGGCTCCGACAACTATTACCGCAAAAAAAATGACGGTGCGTAATCAGGATAGTCAGGCCGTCTTTGAAGGGTCGGTTATTCTGACGCAAGGGACGTTGATGGTCTATTCGGACAAGATGGTGGTGTCGTTCTCCCCTCAGGCTGCGGATGCCAAGAAAGGGGAGCCTGGAGAAATCAAGAAGAGCGATCCCTCTTCTACAGCCAAATCAATAGGCAAGGGTGCCGATGTGATGCCAGGGGCTTCAGGTCGGTCCGTCAAGCAGATTGAGGCGACTGGCCATGTGCGCATCGAAAAAGAGACCGGAAATGCGACCTCCAATAAGGCGGTGTTCGACAATAGTCGACGGGTTGTGACCTTGACCGGGGATCCGGTGGCTTGGGAGAAGGGGACGCGAGTCAGCGGTGAGAAGATCGTGATTTACCTGGATGAAGATCGAAGTGTCGTTGAAGGAGGTTCGCATCTCCTCATCGACGGCGAACGTGGCGGAATGAAATGA
- the lptB gene encoding LPS export ABC transporter ATP-binding protein, which produces MTQGAESELVGTSGFVTGPHTSCLRARGLEKSFRGRKVVKGVAIEVRAGEVVGLLGPNGAGKTTIFDMVVGLCQPDEGEITFNGESITDLPMYQRARRGIGYLPQESSVFRRLSVEKNVLAILEILGYPRGERMARVDELLKDLDLLHIRGSMAYALSGGERRRLEITRALATSPSFMLLDEPFAGIDPIAVADIQQIILRLKDKGIGILITDHNVQETLSITDRAYIINEGLILESGSPEAIVKSETARAVYLGERFKL; this is translated from the coding sequence ATGACGCAGGGAGCCGAATCGGAATTGGTTGGGACGTCGGGTTTCGTGACCGGTCCGCACACCTCGTGCTTGCGAGCTCGAGGGTTGGAGAAGAGTTTTCGCGGGCGAAAAGTCGTCAAGGGCGTGGCAATCGAAGTGCGTGCCGGCGAAGTGGTCGGGCTGCTTGGTCCGAACGGCGCGGGGAAGACCACGATCTTCGATATGGTAGTGGGTCTCTGCCAGCCGGACGAGGGGGAGATAACGTTTAACGGCGAGTCCATCACGGATTTGCCGATGTATCAACGGGCCAGGCGGGGGATCGGGTATCTCCCGCAAGAGTCGTCGGTCTTTCGTCGCCTTTCCGTAGAGAAGAATGTCTTGGCGATTTTGGAAATCCTAGGCTATCCTCGTGGTGAGCGGATGGCACGGGTTGATGAGTTGCTCAAGGACCTTGATCTCCTCCACATTCGTGGCAGTATGGCGTATGCGCTGTCAGGAGGAGAGCGTCGTCGATTGGAAATCACCAGGGCCTTAGCAACGAGCCCCTCCTTCATGCTCCTGGATGAACCGTTCGCCGGGATTGATCCGATCGCGGTGGCCGACATTCAGCAGATTATTCTTCGACTGAAAGACAAGGGCATTGGGATTCTCATCACCGATCATAATGTTCAAGAGACGTTATCCATTACCGATCGTGCCTATATTATTAATGAAGGATTGATCCTGGAATCCGGTTCTCCGGAGGCCATTGTCAAGAGTGAAACCGCTCGGGCTGTGTATCTTGGAGAGCGATTCAAGCTGTAG
- the rpoN gene encoding RNA polymerase factor sigma-54 — protein sequence MKLRLDLRLSQKLIMTPQLQQAIKLLQLSRLELQQSLTQHLLENPLLDEVQAEVEEAEAAAAEGKTEDPSATATQDNAEEAGTPEERGSPEEFSASGWEEYFGSDRRAGDSEYPSSSQDEFPSYEQTVAKATSLEEHLLWQLSLSGLSEREKAIGRLLIGNLDDDGYLRITLAEVVSGSEFAEVEAESVLKDIQTFDPTGVGARDLPECLLLQLGHLGKNPMGSLGARPGALKGAVVEGIILHHLKDLEKKQYAKIAKALNVTVEEVFEATKLIGDLEPKPGRPFTNTQNYVIVPDVFVVKNEGEWVVLLNDDGLPRMRISPYYKQLMTAGDGGTAETKSYLDEKLRAAQWVIRSIDQRNKTIVKVVTSIVKFQEQFFEQGIEHLKPLVLKQVAEDIGMHESTISRVTANKYMYCPQGMLELKFFFNAGLQRADQPSDMMSSVSVREMIRKMIAEEDVQRPLKDEEIAARLKLQQVLIARRTVAKYRAEDNIPSASQRKRHF from the coding sequence ATGAAACTTCGTCTCGATTTGAGGCTTAGCCAGAAGCTAATCATGACGCCGCAGTTGCAGCAGGCGATTAAGCTGTTGCAGCTATCTCGTCTCGAATTGCAGCAAAGTCTGACCCAGCATCTGCTCGAAAATCCGCTTCTTGATGAAGTGCAGGCCGAAGTTGAGGAAGCTGAAGCGGCGGCTGCAGAAGGAAAAACGGAAGACCCCTCTGCAACGGCCACACAAGATAACGCGGAGGAGGCGGGAACTCCTGAGGAGCGAGGCTCGCCCGAAGAGTTTTCAGCCTCTGGATGGGAAGAGTACTTTGGTTCGGATCGTCGAGCCGGGGACTCGGAATATCCCTCCTCGTCTCAAGATGAGTTTCCCTCTTACGAGCAGACGGTAGCCAAAGCCACATCACTGGAAGAGCATTTGCTTTGGCAGCTCTCGCTCTCGGGTCTTTCAGAACGAGAGAAAGCCATTGGACGTTTGCTTATCGGAAATTTGGATGACGATGGCTATTTGAGAATAACTCTGGCCGAAGTGGTCAGCGGGAGCGAATTTGCGGAGGTGGAGGCTGAGTCGGTCCTCAAGGACATTCAGACTTTTGATCCAACCGGCGTCGGGGCACGTGATCTGCCGGAGTGCCTACTGCTTCAACTTGGCCATCTGGGCAAGAACCCGATGGGGTCGCTCGGTGCAAGGCCTGGTGCGCTCAAGGGGGCCGTCGTTGAAGGTATTATTCTGCATCACCTCAAGGACCTTGAAAAGAAACAGTATGCCAAGATTGCCAAAGCCTTGAATGTCACCGTTGAGGAAGTCTTCGAGGCGACGAAGCTGATCGGGGATCTGGAGCCGAAACCAGGTCGTCCGTTCACGAACACGCAGAATTACGTGATTGTGCCCGACGTCTTCGTCGTCAAGAACGAAGGAGAGTGGGTGGTCTTACTGAACGACGACGGTTTGCCGCGTATGCGGATCAGCCCGTATTACAAGCAACTCATGACGGCTGGTGATGGCGGGACGGCTGAAACTAAGTCTTACCTCGATGAAAAGCTCAGAGCCGCCCAGTGGGTGATTCGGAGTATCGATCAACGGAATAAAACGATCGTCAAGGTCGTGACGAGTATTGTGAAGTTTCAGGAGCAGTTTTTTGAGCAAGGGATTGAACATCTAAAGCCCTTGGTCCTCAAGCAGGTGGCGGAGGACATCGGGATGCATGAATCGACGATTAGTCGAGTCACCGCCAACAAGTACATGTACTGCCCGCAAGGGATGCTCGAATTAAAGTTCTTCTTCAACGCAGGACTTCAACGCGCTGATCAGCCCTCTGACATGATGTCGTCGGTGTCGGTCCGTGAAATGATTCGGAAAATGATTGCCGAGGAGGATGTGCAGCGCCCGCTGAAAGATGAGGAGATTGCGGCGCGTCTGAAACTCCAGCAGGTCCTGATCGCGCGTCGTACGGTGGCGAAGTATCGCGCCGAGGATAACATCCCTTCTGCAAGCCAGCGAAAACGCCATTTTTAG